A region of Eschrichtius robustus isolate mEscRob2 chromosome 19, mEscRob2.pri, whole genome shotgun sequence DNA encodes the following proteins:
- the LOC137752567 gene encoding zinc finger protein 154-like isoform X2, with protein MAAAALRDPPEGGVTFEDIALYFSWEEWKLLDEAQRRLYHDVMLENFALVSSLASDLSQPSQSWRELGPDSGLGFGLRFLEWRREC; from the exons atggcggcggcggcgctgAGGGACCCGCCTGAG GGTGGTGTGACCTTTGAGGACATTGCCCTGTACTTCTCCTGGGAGGAATGGAAGCTCCTTGATGAGGCTCAGAGACGCCTGTACCATgatgtgatgctggagaactTTGCACTTGTATCTTCACTGG CTTCTGACCTCTCTCAGCCATCACAGAGttggagagagttggggcctgactctggattaggctttggcttaag GTTTCTGGAGTGGAGAAGAGAATGTTGA
- the LOC137752567 gene encoding zinc finger protein 256-like isoform X1, whose product MAAAALRDPPEGGVTFEDIALYFSWEEWKLLDEAQRRLYHDVMLENFALVSSLGFWSGEENVEASFEQSVSVVMSQVRTSKEPSSSQKTHPCEMCGPVLRDIFHLTEQQGTQHSQKLFKCRACAKGFYFSADTQQHQEQHMQEKPFIIGVDRASFVKSSNFHVSGDPFTCKKVAEDFLATSGHLNQQTIHTGEKPNTVTHCMETLQSRKSHCTRGECKKAFSPKHTLVQAQSVYTERQCFMCSECGKIFKYKSSFVVHQRVHTGDRLYDCGDCGKSFKGSSAFIQHRRIHTGARQYKCSKCGKFFSQEFVLIYPQRSHTGENCHICHQCAQSFSHSSIFFQQQTVHTGEMSYGCTECRKSFRRKSDLIEHWRVHTGERPYECSECGKSFTSSSALRYHQRVHTGEKPYKCGECGKSFTSSSGLRYHQRIHTGERPYECTDCGKSFTQINHLIIHRRVHTGERPYECSECGKSFSHKSYLSQHQRVHTGERPYECSECGKSFTSGSALCYHQRVHTGEKPYECSECGKSFTNGPILIRHRRVHTGERPYECSECGKSFTQRNHLNIHQRVHTGERPYECSECGKSFTSGSALRYHQKIHIGERPYECSECEKSFTSSSALRCHQRVHTGERPFDCSECGKSFRDSSQLNQHQRVHTGEKPYECSDCGRSFSQNSYLSKHRRVHTGERPYECSECEKSFTSVSALGYHQRVHTGERPYKCSDCGKSFTNSSILIRHRRVHTGERPHACSDCGKSFTQRIHLIIHRRVHTGERPYECNECGKSFTSRSTLHYHQRVHTGEKPYDCSKCGKSFSRKSNLSQHQRVHSGERP is encoded by the exons atggcggcggcggcgctgAGGGACCCGCCTGAG GGTGGTGTGACCTTTGAGGACATTGCCCTGTACTTCTCCTGGGAGGAATGGAAGCTCCTTGATGAGGCTCAGAGACGCCTGTACCATgatgtgatgctggagaactTTGCACTTGTATCTTCACTGG GTTTCTGGAGTGGAGAAGAGAATGTTGAGGCATCCTTTGAACAGAGTGTTTCTGTGGTAATGTCACAGGTCAGGACTTCCAAGGAACCTTCATCTTCCCAGAAGACTCACCCCTGTGAGATGTGTGGTCCAGTCTTGAGAGACATTTTCCATTTGACTGAGCAGCAGGGAAcacaacacagccagaaattatTCAAGTGTAGGGCATGTGCAAAAGGATTTTATTTCAGTGCAGACACTCAGCAGCACCAGGAGCAACACATGCAAGAAAAACCATTCATAATCGGTGTGGACAGGGCCTCATTTGTGAAGAGCAGCAATTTCCATGTGTCAGGGGATCCTTTTACCTGCAAGAAAGTTGCAGAGGACTTCCTAGCCACATCAGGACATCTGAATCAACAGACCATTCACACTGGGGAAAAGCCAAACACAGTCACCCACTGCATGGAAACTTTACAAAGCAGAAAAAGTCATTGCACCAGGGGAGAATGCAAGAAAGCCTTCAGCCCCAAACACACACTTGTTCAGGCCCAGAGTGTCTACACTGAAAGACAGTGTTTtatgtgcagtgaatgtgggaaaataTTCAAGTATAAATCCTCATTTGTTGTGCACCAGAGAGTTCACACTGGTGACAGGCTTTATGACTGTGGCGACTGTGGAAAATCTTTTAAGGGAAGCTCAGCCTTCATTCAACATCGAAGAATTCATACTGGGGCAAGGCAGTACAAGTGCAGCAAATGTGGGAAATTCTTTAGCCAAGAATTTGTCCTCATTTATCCTCAGAGGAGTCACACTGGAGAAAATTGCCACATTTGCCATCAATGTGCACAATCTTTTAGCCATAGCTCCATCTTTTTTCAACAACAGACAGTTCACACTGGAGAAATGAGTTATGGGTGCACTGAATGTAGGAAGTCCTTTAGACGAAAATCTGACCTCATTGAACACTGGAGGGTTCAcacaggagaaaggccttatgagtgcagtgaatgtgggaaatcctttACTTCTAGCTCCGCCCTCCGTTATCATCAgagagttcacactggagaaaagccTTATAAATGTGGGGAATGTGGGAAGTCTTTTACCTCTAGCTCTGGCCTACGTtatcatcagagaattcacacaggAGAAAGGCCATATGAGTGTACTGATTGTGGAAAGTCTTTTACCCAAATAAATCACCTCATTATACACCGAAGGGTTCAcacaggagaaaggccttatgagtgcagtgaatgtgggaaatcctttAGCCACAAATCTTACCTGTCTCAACACCAgagagttcacactggagaaaggccttatgaatgtagtgaatgtgggaaatcttttacCTCTGGTTCCGCCCTCTGTTATCATCAGAGAGTTCACACAGGAGAAAAaccttatgagtgcagtgaatgtgggaaatcctttACCAATGGACCGATACTCATCCGACACCGTAGAGTTCAcacaggagaaaggccttatgagtgcagtgaatgtgggaaatcctttACCCAAAGAAATCATCTCAACATACACCAGAGAGTTCACACAGGAGAAAGaccttatgagtgcagtgaatgtggaaaaTCTTTTACCTCTGGTTCCGCCCTTCGTTATCATCAGAAAATTCACattggagaaaggccttatgagtgcagcGAATGTGAGAAATCTTTTACCTCTAGCTCTGCCCTCCGTTGTCATCAGAGAGTTCACACAGGAGAAAGGCCTTTTGACTGCAGTGAATGTGGTAAATCTTTTAGGGACAGTTCCCAATTGAATCAACACCAgagagttcacactggagaaaagccTTATGAATGTAGTGATTGTGGGAGATCCTTTAGCCAGAATTCATACCTCTCTAAACACCGgagagttcacactggagaaaggccttatgagtgcagtgaatgtgaGAAATCTTTTACTTCTGTCTCTGCCCTTGGCTATCATCAgagagttcacactggagaaaggccttataaGTGCAGTGACTGTGGGAAATCTTTTACCAATAGCTCAATACTGATTCGCCATCGGAGAGTTCACACAGGAGAAAGGCCTCATGCATGTAGTGACTGTGGGAAGTCCTTTACCCAAAGAATTCACCTGATTATTCACCGGAGAGTTCAcacaggagaaaggccttatgagtgcaatgaatgtgggaaatcttttacCTCTCGTTCCACCCTTCATTATCATCAGAGAGTTCACACAGGAGAAAAGCCTTATGACTGCAGCAAATGTGGGAAGTCTTTTAGCCGAAAATCTAACCTCTCTCAGCACCAGCGAGTTCACTCTGGAGAAAGGCCTTAA